One window from the genome of Drosophila teissieri strain GT53w unplaced genomic scaffold, Prin_Dtei_1.1 Segkk49_quiver_pilon_scaf, whole genome shotgun sequence encodes:
- the LOC122625656 gene encoding uncharacterized protein LOC122625656 encodes MEMQSYSGHRPSTGISETATAAVACAPDTAATFTQRHFNCRLEEADWPGVFLPFIDCKSSHTNRTSYISSSNKNHFLPTSNILIDGRNNTFQCARQAFDEAEHSAFYSCSAERPLSENSTLRMKWRLLRWPHEAYEHFRLAINGTLRDYASDTFSDNDEGFMQREREPHQELESVEESFSNELSPQRDEFWSFLNLSELMKPDYDSLGIINVTSTSLDMILPNFTALNTTTADTAADLAVTKSFLDLSPHGYDWLFLFVVFFIFAGGLGNMLVCVAVALDRKLQNVTNYFLFSLALADLLVSLFVMPMGAIPAFL; translated from the exons ATGGAGATGCAAAGCTACTCTGGTCATAGACCATCGACAGGCATatcagaaacagcaacagcagcagtggcatgTGCACCagacacagcagcaacattcaCACAGCGACACTTCAATTGTCGGCTGGAAGAGGCTGATTGGCCTGGGGTTTTCCTGCCGTTTATTGACTGCAAAAGCAGCCACACCAACAGAACATCCTACatctccagcagcaacaaaaaccacTTTCTGCCCACCAGCAACATCCTTATTGACGGACGCAACAACACATTCCAGTGTGCACGGCAAGCTTTCGACGAAGCGGAACACAGCGCATTCTATAGCTGCAGTGCGGAAAGACCATTGTCTGAAAACTCCACATTAAGGATGAAGTGGAGACTGTTGCGATGGCCGCACGAGGCGTACGAGCACTTTCGACTGGCAATCAACGGGACCCTTCGTGATTATGCGAGTGATACATTTAGTGATAACGATGAGGGATTCATG CAACGCGAGAGGGAGCCACATCAGGAGCTGGAAAGCGTGGAGGAAAGCTTTTCAAACGAGCTAAGCCCCCAACGCGATGAATTCTGGTCCTTCCTTAACCTAAGTGAGCTAATGAAGCCCGACTACGACTCTCTGGGCATCATAAATGTCACCAGCACCAGCTTAGACATGATTTTGCCGAACTTTACAGCCCTGAACACGACCACTGCTGACACGGCTGCCGACCTCGCGGTAACAAAGAGCTTTTTGGACCTAAGTCCCCATGGCTACGACTGGCTATTCCTGTTCGTGGTGTTTTTTATCTTTGCGGGTGGCTTGGGTAATATGCTTGTATGCGTAGCCGTGGCCTTGGACCGGAAGCTGCAGAATGTCACTAACTATTTCCTGTTTTCCCTGGCTCTAGCCGATCTCCTGGTTAGTTTGTTTGTGATGCCCATGGGTGCGATACCAGCATTTTTGG